A genomic region of Papaver somniferum cultivar HN1 chromosome 7, ASM357369v1, whole genome shotgun sequence contains the following coding sequences:
- the LOC113292703 gene encoding transcription factor DUO1, whose translation MKKKRVESGFGKEMDGIIRQNKRDREDGVVMRKGPWMAEEDEILMAYVDKYGPRDWSSIRSKGLLPRTGKSCRLRWVNKLKPDLKTGCKFSAEEERIVIDLQARFGNKWARIATYLQGRTDNDVKNFWSTRQKRLARILQTPTMSKSQKNNGKFHGLPSLEPPNLCPTTMQEESASMSNSCQPSMSNSSQPSCYMGNNVPIKMVALPDLVKQNNLNNMEILPELELPSTTETKPFSDHPQPLQFSFPQLPEPELDIPLLSENQNLDLDVFGRGEISEPENGSHFPLDLPFFGLGNADRDLVKGSSINTETPDSFFDDFPPDMFDYMEPPLPSSFHW comes from the exons atgaagaagaagagagtaGAATCAGGGTTTGGAAAAGAAATGGATGGAATTATAAGACAGAATAAAAGAGATAGAGAAGATGGAGTAGTGATGAGAAAAGGACCATGGATGGCTGAAGAAGATGAAATATTAATGGCTTATGTTGATAAGTATGGACCAAGAGATTGGAGTTCTATACGTTCTAAAGGTCTTTTACCTAGAACTGGTAAATCTTGTCGCCTTAGATGGGTTAATAAGCTTAAACCTGACTTGAAAAC TGGGTGTAAATTTTCAGCAGAAGAGGAGAGGATTGTGATTGATTTGCAGGCACGATTCGGGAACAAATGGGCAAGAATAGCGACGTATCTGCAGGGAAGAACCGATAACGATGTCAAGAACTTCTGGAGTACCAGGCAGAAGAGATTGGCAAGAATTTTGCAGACACCAACCATGTCCAAGTCACAGAAAAACAATGGAAAATTCCATGGACTGCCTTCCTTAGAG CCTCCTAATCTGTGTCCAACTACCATGCAAGAAGAATCGGCTTCAATGAGTAATTCTTGTCAACCTTCaatgagtaattcttctcaaccTTCTTGTTACATGGGAAACAATGTACCTATCAAAATGGTGGCATTACCAGATTTAGTGAAACAAAACAATCTTAACAATATGGAAATTTTACCCGAACTTGAGCTCCCTTCAACAACTGAAACAAAACCATTCAGTGATCATCCGCAGCCACTGCAATTCTCTTTTCCACAACTTCCTGAACCAGAACTAGACATTCCGCTCTTATCAGAAAATCAAAACCTCGATTTGGATGTGTTTGGTCGTGGAGAAATTTCTGAACCTGAAAACGGCTCACACTTCCCTTTAGATTTACCCTTTTTTGGGTTAGGAAATGCCGACAGAGACTTGGTGAAGGGGAGCAGCATAAACACTGAAACCCCAGATAGTTTCTTCGACGATTTTCCACCAGACATGTTCGATTATATGGAACCGCCACTCCCTAGCTCATTCCACTGGTGA
- the LOC113297188 gene encoding uncharacterized Rho GTPase-activating protein At5g61530-like — protein MPSETTAVSPQWQEKANDFFSSSGVKLKEAGNIFGEAAKEAKENVADVAERVGSIMRSRWSIFQQNNLRPGSKEAVQERFLSVAASTGTLFRRGISETKEKCVVGKLKVEEVAKKTAQRSKSILTNIERWQKGVASTDVFGVPIEITVQRQQSLKPIPHILVSCADYLVLSGLSTEYLFKNEGDKKVIQQLISLYNQDWTASLPDGINPVDIGILLKCYIASLPEPLITFDLYHEVRNARSSIHAIRNILKKLPSVNYMTLEYLTALLLRVSQKSPLNKMDAGSLAVEMAPLIIWQKEQRPEFFSRYCNFSSKGSSDKSLDRTPSTRSAWDNLSETDANMEASSAIPLDDGLPTTDFSSIEVIQCLIQQHNAIFTDANETTWR, from the exons ATGCCTTCGGAGACGACTGCAGTCTCGCCTCAATGGCAAGAAAAGGCAAACGACTTTTTTTCGTCTTCAG GTGTTAAGCTTAAAGAAGCTGGAAATATTTTTGGGGAAGCTGCTAAAGAGGCTAAAGAAAATGTTGCCGATGTGGCAGAAAGAGTAGGATCAATAATGAGGAGTCGCTGGTCCATTTTTCAGCAGAATAACTTACGTCCTGGATCTAAAGAGGCAGTGCAAGAGCGATTTCTTTCTGTTGCTGCTTCAACAGGGACACTCTTTAGGAGGGGGATATCCGAGACTAAGGAAAAATGTGTTGTGGGAAAGCTCAAAGTTGAAGAG GTGGCAAAGAAGACTGCTCAAAGAAGTAAAAGTATTTTAACTAACATTGAGCGTTGGCAGAAG GGAGTTGCCAGCACTGATG TGTTTGGAGTTCCAATTGAGATAACTGTGCAACGTCAACAATCCCTCAAGCCCATTCCTCATATTTTGGTTAGCTGTGCTGATTACCTCGTATTATCAG GTTTGAGTACAGAGTACTTGTTCAAAAATGAAGGCGACaaaaaagtcattcaacaatTGATTTCACTATACAACCAAG ATTGGACTGCATCATTGCCGGACGGCATTAATCCTGTTGACATTGGAATTCTACTCAAGTGTTACATTGCTAGTCTTCCTGAGCCGCTCATCACATTCGATCTTTATCATGAAGTTAGAAATGCTCGTTCCAGCATACATGCAATCAGAAATATATTGAAGAAACTTCCAAGTGTAAATTACATGACACTGGAATACCTAACTGCACTGTTGCTCCGGGTGAGCCAGAAATCACCTCTTAACAAG ATGGATGCTGGCAGCCTTGCAGTGGAGATGGCTCCTCTCATCATTTGGCAAAAGGAGCAGAGACCAGAATTTTTCTCTCGGTACtgcaatttttcatctaaaggttctTCAGACAAGTCCCTGGATAGGACACCGTCCACCCGCAGTGCCTGGGATAACCTTTCAG AAACTGATGCAAATATGGAGGCATCTTCGGCTATTCCCCTGGACGATGGCTTGCCCACAACTGATTTCAGCTCGATCGAGGTTATTCAGTGCCTCATCCAACAGCATAACGCGATTTTCACCGATGCAAATGAGACAACTTGGAGATGA